Proteins encoded within one genomic window of Bacillus thuringiensis:
- a CDS encoding acyltransferase family protein, protein MNSKIYNLQGEHFMSKRIKELDSIRGLAALTVVFGHFCLMLPSLPNSIKFSPLRFLWAGGEAVIVFYVLSGFVLSMALYHSKTNYWGYLIKRFVRIYIPYYFWIIVTFALFILFSPYEVVGLRDWFYDRWQGSITKLDIINHFVLLTNFFTENYNPVIWSLAQEMRISIVFPLLFLFFYKLNWKKTILFALSFSLISVFLNMLHIGKAEGFYNGYADTLHFTSMFMVGMLLFKHQEKLIYSYRNMKKFNKGFLIALGIILYLYSILIYGISRNDTTFLLKDWGVVMGVSICIIMAMSNLKTKAFLNKSVFVYLGEISYSIYLCHFPIMMVLFKLLYTKIPIFFLLILCITMTLLFSIVSYHLIEKKCINWAKQRTTNLLKKV, encoded by the coding sequence ATGAACAGCAAAATCTACAATTTACAAGGAGAACATTTTATGAGTAAGAGAATAAAAGAATTAGATTCTATACGAGGGTTAGCGGCACTTACTGTGGTATTTGGACACTTTTGTTTAATGCTACCATCGTTGCCTAATTCTATTAAATTTTCCCCACTTAGGTTTTTATGGGCGGGTGGAGAAGCTGTTATCGTTTTTTATGTACTAAGTGGTTTTGTGCTATCTATGGCACTTTATCATTCAAAAACAAATTATTGGGGATATTTAATTAAGAGATTTGTAAGAATCTATATTCCTTATTATTTTTGGATAATCGTTACCTTTGCTTTATTTATTTTATTTTCGCCATATGAAGTGGTAGGACTACGTGATTGGTTCTATGATAGGTGGCAAGGGTCTATAACAAAATTAGATATTATAAACCACTTTGTGCTTCTTACTAACTTTTTTACGGAAAATTATAATCCAGTTATTTGGTCATTGGCTCAAGAAATGCGTATATCTATTGTGTTTCCTTTGTTATTTCTTTTCTTTTATAAACTGAATTGGAAGAAAACGATACTATTTGCTTTGAGCTTTTCTTTAATTAGTGTTTTTCTTAATATGTTGCATATTGGGAAAGCTGAGGGGTTTTATAATGGTTATGCTGATACGCTGCATTTTACATCTATGTTTATGGTTGGAATGTTACTTTTTAAGCATCAGGAAAAACTTATCTACTCATACAGGAATATGAAAAAATTTAATAAAGGATTTCTTATTGCACTAGGGATTATTTTATATTTATATTCCATTTTAATTTATGGTATTTCACGTAATGATACTACTTTCTTATTAAAAGATTGGGGTGTCGTAATGGGTGTTAGTATATGTATTATAATGGCCATGAGTAACCTAAAAACAAAAGCATTTTTAAATAAGAGTGTGTTTGTATATTTAGGAGAAATTTCATACAGTATCTATTTGTGCCACTTTCCAATTATGATGGTATTATTTAAACTTTTGTATACAAAGATACCTATCTTTTTCCTTCTTATTTTGTGCATTACAATGACACTACTTTTTTCTATAGTTTCGTATCATTTAATCGAAAAGAAATGTATCAATTGGGCAAAACAAAGAACAACAAATTTATTGAAAAAAGTATAA
- a CDS encoding CatB-related O-acetyltransferase codes for MKHPLYNHWSETKYLKDIITNPLIEVGEYSYYSGYYGHQNFEDGCVRYLWGDAKSRALFNPNEQMGWHLDKLIIGNYVCIASGVVILMGGNHNHHSEWITVYPFAEQIEHSYEPKGDTVIKSDAWIGMNAIIMPGVTIGEGAIVAAGSVVSKNVPPYTIVGGNPAKEIKKRFTDTEMNMLMEMRWFDWDRALVNKAIPILSSSSIELLYDFYKKEVKNR; via the coding sequence ATGAAACATCCATTATATAATCATTGGTCAGAAACGAAGTATTTAAAAGATATAATAACAAATCCACTCATTGAGGTAGGAGAGTACTCCTATTATTCAGGTTACTATGGTCATCAAAATTTTGAAGATGGCTGTGTAAGGTATTTGTGGGGGGATGCTAAGTCCCGAGCACTTTTTAATCCAAATGAACAGATGGGATGGCATCTTGATAAACTCATTATTGGGAATTATGTTTGTATTGCCAGTGGGGTAGTCATTTTAATGGGTGGTAATCATAATCATCACTCAGAATGGATTACAGTATATCCATTCGCTGAGCAAATTGAACATTCATATGAACCGAAGGGTGATACAGTCATTAAAAGTGATGCTTGGATTGGAATGAATGCTATTATTATGCCTGGCGTTACAATCGGTGAAGGTGCAATCGTTGCAGCAGGATCTGTTGTAAGTAAAAATGTTCCGCCATATACAATAGTTGGTGGAAATCCTGCTAAGGAAATAAAGAAGCGGTTCACAGATACAGAAATGAATATGCTAATGGAGATGCGTTGGTTTGATTGGGATAGAGCATTAGTTAATAAGGCAATTCCTATTTTATCTAGTTCATCTATTGAATTATTATATGATTTTTATAAAAAGGAAGTAAAAAATAGATAG
- a CDS encoding DUF5065 family protein, with amino-acid sequence MKFLKKSTIIGALTVGGVLLSNTIYTITPVSAQSQLTQKVSPFLDNWQWQNYFLLHHNADFIEELAVGDLKHGDTFDVTIYTGGKDTGIVKIYQLSGNENDDINLHRYKTIYDSGLKHDYGRFVTPITKAYNPGTYVAVMKLGDNYYYGGSFKISK; translated from the coding sequence ATGAAATTTTTAAAGAAATCAACAATTATTGGTGCATTGACTGTTGGAGGAGTTTTATTATCGAATACAATTTATACAATCACACCTGTGTCTGCACAATCGCAACTTACACAAAAAGTATCACCATTTTTAGATAATTGGCAGTGGCAAAACTATTTTTTATTACATCATAATGCAGATTTTATAGAAGAATTAGCAGTTGGTGACTTAAAACATGGAGATACATTCGATGTTACTATATATACTGGTGGTAAAGATACTGGTATTGTAAAAATATATCAATTGAGCGGAAATGAAAATGATGACATAAACTTGCATAGATATAAAACCATTTATGACTCAGGTTTAAAACATGATTATGGTAGATTTGTAACCCCTATTACTAAAGCTTATAATCCTGGAACATATGTAGCTGTTATGAAACTTGGAGACAATTATTATTATGGGGGCAGCTTTAAAATCTCAAAATAA
- a CDS encoding SGNH/GDSL hydrolase family protein — MVNNKGGIHMWKRFVAIGDSFTEGIGDEVEGIALKSWVDHFVQLCVNDIEYANFAKRGLVTQEIRSQQLEKALTFNPDLVSLIAGANDVLKGRWNHNAYKNDMEFMINTLSKTGADIMIANLPDFTVRLPFASEKKQIIKEQLLEANDVIRSLSREYKLHHVDFWSHPLVNDNTLWSKDLIHPNSKGYVKVAELIFSSVLVQKTE, encoded by the coding sequence ATGGTTAATAATAAAGGGGGAATACATATGTGGAAGCGATTTGTAGCGATTGGTGATAGTTTTACAGAGGGGATAGGGGATGAAGTTGAGGGAATAGCATTAAAAAGCTGGGTAGATCATTTTGTTCAACTGTGTGTAAACGATATAGAATATGCCAATTTTGCAAAGCGTGGGTTAGTAACGCAAGAAATTCGCTCACAGCAATTGGAAAAGGCGTTAACTTTTAATCCAGATTTGGTTAGTCTCATTGCAGGTGCAAACGACGTTTTAAAAGGACGTTGGAATCATAATGCATATAAGAATGATATGGAATTTATGATAAATACATTAAGTAAAACAGGTGCTGATATTATGATAGCAAATCTTCCGGATTTTACAGTAAGGCTTCCTTTCGCTTCTGAAAAAAAACAAATAATAAAGGAACAATTATTAGAGGCAAATGATGTTATACGTTCACTGAGTAGAGAGTATAAGCTTCATCATGTTGACTTTTGGAGTCATCCTTTAGTTAATGACAATACGCTATGGTCTAAGGATTTAATTCATCCAAACTCAAAAGGATATGTAAAAGTTGCTGAATTGATTTTTAGTAGTGTGCTTGTACAGAAGACAGAATAA
- the gpmA gene encoding 2,3-diphosphoglycerate-dependent phosphoglycerate mutase, giving the protein MIKLVLIRHGQSLWNLENRFTGWTDVDLSENGLSEAREAGAILKKNGYTFDVAYTSVLKRAIRTLWIVLHEMDLAWVPVHKSWKLNERHYGALQGLNKDETAQKYGEEQVHIWRRSIDVRPPALTEDDPRYEMNDPRYKALKKGEFPLTECLVDTEKRVLAYWHSEIAPKLKNGNKVIISSHGNTIRSLVKYLDNLSSDGVVSLNIPTSIPLVYELDDDLRPIRHYYLSMDGEVPEGEIPKHISF; this is encoded by the coding sequence ATGATAAAACTTGTACTTATTCGTCACGGACAAAGTTTATGGAACCTTGAAAATCGTTTTACTGGGTGGACAGATGTAGATTTATCAGAGAATGGATTAAGTGAAGCGAGAGAAGCAGGAGCGATATTAAAGAAAAATGGATATACTTTTGATGTAGCTTATACATCTGTATTAAAACGAGCAATTCGGACGTTATGGATTGTACTTCATGAGATGGATCTTGCCTGGGTGCCAGTACATAAATCTTGGAAGCTAAATGAAAGACATTACGGTGCATTACAAGGGTTAAATAAAGATGAAACGGCGCAAAAATATGGTGAGGAACAAGTTCATATTTGGAGAAGAAGTATTGATGTAAGACCACCTGCACTTACTGAGGATGATCCTAGGTATGAAATGAATGATCCAAGATATAAAGCACTGAAAAAAGGTGAGTTTCCATTGACAGAATGTTTAGTGGATACGGAGAAAAGAGTACTTGCTTATTGGCATTCAGAAATTGCGCCGAAATTAAAGAATGGTAACAAAGTAATCATTTCGTCACATGGTAACACAATTCGCTCGCTAGTAAAATATTTAGACAATCTTTCAAGTGATGGTGTTGTTTCATTAAATATTCCAACGAGTATACCACTCGTGTATGAATTAGACGATGATTTACGTCCAATTCGTCATTATTACTTAAGTATGGATGGAGAAGTACCTGAAGGGGAAATTCCGAAACATATTTCTTTTTAA
- a CDS encoding alpha-keto acid decarboxylase family protein, translating to MIHLKTQYTVSTYLLDRLSELGIEHIFGVPGDYNLAFLDDVLAHENVEWISNCNELNAAYAADGYARIKGIGALITTFGVGELSAINGVAGSYAENVPVIKITGTPPTTVMENGALVHHTLGDGKFDHFSNMYREITVAQSKLTPEHAAEEIDRVLRACWSEKRPVHIQLPIDVYNKPINKPTEPILHKPVLSNKDALDKMLLHATSKINSAKKPVILADFEVARFHAEEYLHQFVEKTGFPIATLSMGKGIFPEKHPQFIGIYTGDVSSSYLRKRIDESDCLISIGVKLTDTITGGFTQGFTKEQVIEIHPYTVKIIDKKYGPVVMKDVLQHLSDLIEHRNEETLEIKPFISESVSITEKFNPKMQMVTQKRFWQQIYHFLQENDVLIAEQGTPFFGSAAIPLPNNTTYVAQPLWGSIGYTLPALLGTQLTDLSRRNILIIGDGSFQLTVQELSTILHQNLKPIIFLINNNGYTVERAIHGQNQPYNDIQMWDYNKLSMVFGSEEKSLTFKVENEAELAEVLTNITFNKNQLIFIEVIMSQSDQPELLAKLGKRFGQQNS from the coding sequence ATGATTCACTTGAAAACGCAATATACTGTAAGTACATATTTATTAGACCGACTAAGTGAATTAGGAATTGAGCATATTTTTGGTGTCCCTGGTGATTATAATTTGGCTTTTTTAGATGATGTACTAGCACATGAAAATGTAGAGTGGATTAGCAATTGTAATGAATTAAATGCGGCTTATGCAGCAGATGGATATGCTCGTATAAAAGGAATCGGTGCCCTTATTACCACTTTCGGTGTTGGAGAATTAAGCGCCATTAACGGTGTTGCTGGCTCATACGCAGAAAACGTACCTGTTATAAAAATCACGGGGACACCACCAACAACCGTAATGGAGAATGGGGCACTCGTTCATCATACGTTAGGTGATGGAAAGTTCGATCATTTTTCCAATATGTATAGAGAAATAACGGTGGCACAATCAAAATTAACACCTGAGCATGCCGCTGAAGAAATTGATCGTGTGTTACGTGCATGTTGGAGTGAAAAACGCCCTGTTCATATTCAATTACCAATTGATGTGTATAATAAACCCATTAATAAACCTACAGAACCAATTTTACATAAACCCGTTTTAAGTAATAAAGATGCGCTGGATAAAATGCTTCTACATGCAACTTCAAAAATAAACAGTGCCAAAAAACCTGTTATTTTAGCTGATTTTGAAGTGGCACGTTTTCATGCGGAAGAATATTTGCATCAATTCGTAGAAAAAACTGGATTTCCTATCGCAACATTAAGTATGGGGAAAGGAATATTCCCTGAAAAACACCCTCAATTTATAGGAATTTATACTGGTGATGTTAGTTCTTCATACTTACGAAAAAGAATTGATGAATCTGACTGTCTTATTAGTATTGGCGTGAAATTAACTGATACTATTACTGGTGGCTTCACACAAGGCTTTACGAAAGAGCAAGTAATAGAAATCCATCCCTATACTGTGAAAATTATAGATAAAAAATATGGACCTGTTGTAATGAAAGATGTTCTACAACATTTAAGTGACTTAATTGAGCATCGCAATGAGGAAACTCTTGAAATTAAGCCGTTTATTTCAGAATCAGTTTCTATTACAGAAAAGTTTAATCCAAAAATGCAAATGGTTACACAAAAACGTTTTTGGCAGCAAATATACCATTTCTTACAAGAAAACGACGTCTTAATTGCAGAGCAAGGAACACCTTTCTTTGGTAGTGCTGCTATCCCTTTACCTAATAACACTACATATGTAGCGCAACCATTATGGGGATCAATTGGTTATACATTACCTGCTCTACTTGGTACACAGCTTACTGATTTATCACGCCGCAACATATTAATTATTGGTGATGGTTCTTTCCAATTAACTGTTCAAGAGTTATCGACTATACTACATCAAAATTTAAAACCAATTATATTTTTAATTAATAACAACGGATATACTGTGGAACGTGCCATTCACGGTCAAAACCAACCTTATAATGATATACAAATGTGGGATTACAATAAACTATCAATGGTATTTGGATCAGAAGAAAAAAGTCTAACATTTAAAGTAGAAAATGAAGCAGAATTAGCAGAAGTCTTAACAAATATAACTTTTAATAAGAATCAACTTATCTTTATTGAAGTTATAATGAGCCAAAGCGACCAACCTGAATTGTTAGCTAAACTCGGGAAAAGATTCGGTCAGCAAAATTCTTAA
- a CDS encoding type II toxin-antitoxin system SpoIISA family toxin encodes MISNIRIGLFILAIVFLVLVFFYWKNEELYEEKKQRIRKTWYGVFIISVTVYFMIKGIDLTLWKNLLMFTAMVIFVDIAFILTPNISEIWGAKFSDIGKTVQSIKRSLIASKARGEIYTTIIQNVNPAVFGTMEWHTEKEYTKSLNAFLDSYGEKIGAKIVVFEAAKELNTNFRGIRSQFSTIIPLEYIEQLNEQKAVQVENVGIIPAKIVSDVFIVIDGKKNNLQDRDFENVYNLTIHHSYFSK; translated from the coding sequence GTGATCTCTAACATTCGAATCGGCTTATTTATTTTAGCAATCGTTTTTCTAGTACTTGTTTTCTTTTATTGGAAAAACGAAGAGTTGTACGAGGAGAAGAAGCAACGTATTAGAAAGACTTGGTATGGGGTGTTTATAATATCAGTCACCGTGTATTTCATGATAAAAGGAATTGATTTAACCCTCTGGAAAAATCTTTTAATGTTCACTGCAATGGTTATTTTCGTTGATATTGCATTTATTTTAACACCGAATATTTCAGAAATATGGGGAGCGAAATTTAGCGATATCGGCAAGACGGTTCAATCGATAAAACGTTCATTAATTGCTTCTAAAGCAAGAGGAGAAATATACACAACAATCATTCAAAATGTCAATCCAGCAGTGTTCGGTACGATGGAATGGCATACGGAGAAAGAATATACAAAAAGCTTAAACGCATTTTTAGATTCGTATGGGGAAAAGATTGGAGCAAAAATTGTTGTATTTGAAGCGGCAAAGGAATTAAATACAAACTTTCGTGGTATCCGTTCTCAATTTAGTACTATCATTCCGTTAGAGTACATTGAGCAATTGAATGAGCAGAAAGCAGTGCAAGTAGAAAATGTCGGAATTATACCAGCAAAAATAGTGAGTGATGTTTTCATTGTTATTGATGGGAAGAAAAATAACCTGCAAGATCGGGATTTTGAAAATGTATATAATTTAACTATACATCATAGTTATTTTAGTAAATAA
- a CDS encoding D-alanyl-D-alanine carboxypeptidase family protein: MKGMFCKRSISIVTVLTLFCSMVVTFGRASAETVPAIDVEAGSAILVEVNSGKILYQKNADELLAIASMTKMMSEYLVHEAVDKGKLKWDQKVKISEYAYKISQDRSLSNVPLENGGSYTVKELYEAMAIYSANGATIALVEEIAGKEADFVKMMNDKSKEFGMKNYKFVNSTGLTNYDLKGHHPEGTTPDEKNKMSARDCAILAQRLVQDFPKILDTAKIPKKTFQKGGKYPIDMVNFNMMLKGLIKQYEGVDGLKTGTTPEAGDCFTGTVERNGIRLISVVIKANSHTARFDETKKLYDYGFANFEVKKIYGKDSVVKGHETVRVANAKDKDVIVQTKQAVLLPMPKGNKDVYKKEFKVSNKEQEAPIKKGITISKMIISPKDNKDPGFLSGKSLNIDLVTKSNVEQANWFTRFMRKTGPFFSGMWDSAVDIVKS, translated from the coding sequence GTGAAAGGTATGTTTTGCAAGAGAAGTATTTCAATAGTAACAGTGCTTACACTATTTTGTAGCATGGTCGTTACATTTGGAAGAGCATCAGCGGAAACAGTGCCTGCTATAGACGTAGAAGCAGGATCAGCAATTTTAGTAGAAGTAAATTCCGGGAAAATTTTATATCAAAAAAATGCAGATGAATTATTAGCAATTGCTAGTATGACAAAAATGATGAGTGAATACTTAGTTCATGAAGCGGTGGATAAAGGCAAACTAAAATGGGATCAAAAAGTTAAAATCTCTGAATATGCATATAAGATTTCACAAGATCGCTCATTATCAAACGTTCCATTAGAAAATGGTGGTTCTTATACAGTAAAAGAGTTATATGAGGCAATGGCAATATACTCTGCAAACGGTGCAACAATTGCTTTAGTTGAAGAAATTGCTGGAAAAGAAGCCGATTTCGTGAAAATGATGAATGATAAGTCAAAAGAGTTTGGAATGAAAAATTACAAATTTGTAAACTCTACAGGCTTAACAAACTATGATTTAAAAGGACATCATCCAGAAGGGACAACTCCAGATGAAAAAAATAAAATGTCCGCAAGAGATTGTGCGATTTTAGCACAACGTCTCGTTCAAGATTTTCCGAAAATATTAGATACAGCAAAAATCCCCAAAAAAACATTCCAAAAGGGTGGCAAGTATCCAATTGATATGGTGAATTTTAACATGATGTTAAAAGGTTTAATTAAGCAATACGAAGGTGTAGATGGGTTGAAAACAGGAACTACTCCAGAAGCTGGTGATTGCTTCACTGGTACAGTAGAAAGAAACGGTATACGTCTAATTTCTGTAGTGATAAAAGCAAACTCCCATACAGCACGTTTTGATGAAACGAAGAAATTATATGATTATGGATTTGCGAATTTTGAAGTGAAGAAAATCTACGGAAAAGATTCAGTAGTAAAAGGGCATGAAACAGTGCGAGTTGCAAATGCAAAAGATAAAGATGTAATAGTTCAAACGAAGCAAGCTGTTTTACTTCCAATGCCGAAGGGCAACAAAGACGTTTATAAAAAAGAATTTAAAGTATCGAATAAAGAACAAGAAGCACCTATTAAAAAAGGTATAACAATAAGTAAAATGATTATCTCGCCTAAAGATAATAAAGATCCAGGTTTCTTATCAGGTAAATCATTAAATATAGACCTTGTAACAAAATCTAATGTAGAACAAGCAAATTGGTTTACACGTTTTATGCGTAAAACTGGACCTTTTTTTAGTGGTATGTGGGATAGTGCGGTTGATATAGTAAAAAGCTAG
- a CDS encoding MarR family winged helix-turn-helix transcriptional regulator — MTQHKEEQMNEALALFYFAYKTFTEKPDEIIKEYGIQRVHHRILFFIARFPGISVNELLSLLEISKQALHGPLRQLVEKGLIESNEATHDRRVKQLFLTEKGADLERKLSDVQRQQMGAIFSKFGESCEENWHQVMNEMANSRLGFDAWMSKREVAIDQK; from the coding sequence ATGACACAACATAAAGAAGAACAGATGAATGAAGCATTAGCCTTATTTTACTTTGCATATAAAACATTTACTGAAAAGCCAGATGAAATTATAAAAGAGTATGGTATTCAAAGAGTACATCATCGAATTTTATTTTTTATCGCACGCTTTCCAGGAATAAGTGTAAATGAGTTATTATCACTGCTAGAGATAAGTAAACAAGCTCTTCACGGACCATTACGACAACTTGTGGAAAAGGGCTTAATTGAGAGTAATGAAGCTACACATGATCGCCGTGTGAAACAGTTATTTTTAACAGAAAAAGGTGCCGATTTAGAGAGAAAATTGAGCGATGTACAAAGACAGCAAATGGGTGCCATTTTTTCAAAATTTGGTGAATCATGTGAAGAAAATTGGCATCAAGTTATGAATGAAATGGCAAATAGCCGATTAGGTTTTGATGCTTGGATGTCGAAGCGGGAAGTTGCAATCGATCAAAAATAA
- the pepD gene encoding beta-Ala-His dipeptidase translates to MYSTLEQLTKHPVFYHFAEISKIPRGSGNEKEISDFLVGFAKERNLEVIQDEALNVIIKKEATAGYENVPAIIIQGHMDMVCEKNQATVHDFEKDPIELRIIGDMLYANQTTLGADNGIAVAYAMALLDSKEIPHPALEVVITTEEETTMGGAFAVDANHFDGKIFINIDSEEDHKLLVSSAGGAKAVETIPIIWDEAPANMDAYRLYVGGLKGGHSGMEIDKQRGNANKVLGRVLRDLSANVQFDISEVHGGLKTNAIPRESVATIVLRTEDVEKVEEKLVSWTRVLQDEMRAVDPDVHVTLTKVDEKVEKVFAKETQKQLISSLFLIPNGIQSMSLDIKGLVESSTNLGVIETFQDEIKLRNEVRSSVSSLKQHVADEIKCIAELVGATFEIESEYPEWPYNPNSQIRNLFEKVHQEKYNKEIEIFAVHAGIECSAFVQKMPELDAISFGPDIFNVHTPDEHISISSVVNNWGFFVDVMKGTKELAK, encoded by the coding sequence ATGTATTCTACTTTAGAACAATTAACAAAGCACCCTGTATTTTATCATTTTGCAGAAATTTCAAAGATTCCTAGAGGATCAGGTAATGAAAAGGAAATTAGTGATTTTTTAGTTGGCTTTGCGAAAGAGCGTAATTTAGAAGTGATTCAAGATGAAGCATTAAATGTCATCATTAAAAAAGAAGCAACTGCTGGCTATGAAAATGTACCGGCTATTATTATTCAAGGTCATATGGATATGGTTTGCGAAAAAAATCAAGCAACCGTACATGATTTTGAAAAAGATCCAATTGAATTGCGAATTATTGGGGACATGTTATATGCAAATCAAACGACATTAGGTGCTGATAATGGTATTGCAGTTGCGTATGCAATGGCTTTATTAGATTCAAAAGAAATTCCACATCCAGCACTTGAAGTAGTTATTACTACTGAAGAAGAAACAACAATGGGTGGGGCTTTCGCTGTTGATGCAAATCACTTTGATGGTAAGATTTTTATTAATATTGATTCTGAAGAAGATCATAAATTATTAGTAAGTAGCGCAGGTGGTGCGAAAGCTGTTGAAACGATTCCAATAATTTGGGATGAAGCACCCGCGAATATGGATGCATACCGTCTATATGTTGGTGGTTTAAAAGGCGGACATTCTGGTATGGAAATTGATAAACAACGCGGTAATGCGAACAAAGTATTAGGACGAGTATTACGAGATTTATCAGCAAATGTTCAATTTGATATTAGTGAAGTTCACGGCGGATTAAAAACGAACGCAATTCCACGTGAAAGTGTAGCTACAATTGTATTACGTACAGAAGATGTAGAGAAAGTAGAAGAAAAACTAGTATCTTGGACTAGAGTATTACAAGATGAAATGCGTGCTGTTGATCCAGATGTTCACGTTACACTTACAAAAGTGGATGAGAAAGTAGAAAAAGTATTTGCTAAAGAGACACAAAAGCAACTTATTTCATCATTATTCTTAATTCCAAACGGCATTCAAAGTATGAGCTTGGATATTAAAGGTCTAGTAGAAAGTTCAACAAATTTAGGTGTTATTGAAACGTTCCAAGATGAAATTAAATTACGTAACGAAGTGAGAAGTTCTGTGAGTAGTTTAAAACAACATGTTGCAGATGAAATTAAATGTATTGCCGAGTTAGTTGGTGCAACATTTGAAATAGAGTCAGAGTATCCAGAATGGCCATACAATCCGAATTCACAAATTCGTAATTTGTTTGAAAAAGTGCATCAAGAAAAATACAATAAAGAGATTGAAATCTTTGCAGTGCATGCAGGTATTGAATGTAGTGCATTCGTTCAAAAAATGCCTGAATTAGATGCAATATCATTCGGTCCAGATATATTTAATGTTCACACTCCAGATGAGCATATTAGTATTTCTTCTGTTGTGAATAACTGGGGATTCTTCGTTGATGTAATGAAGGGTACGAAAGAATTAGCTAAATAA
- the spoIISB gene encoding stage II sporulation protein SB yields MAEISVKKSSFFKEKKEEPNTDFSLVKGALTENINRLEKLMNNGTSKYMRAKKEKENA; encoded by the coding sequence ATGGCTGAAATTAGTGTAAAAAAGTCTTCATTTTTTAAAGAGAAAAAAGAAGAACCGAATACAGATTTCTCTCTTGTGAAAGGTGCATTAACGGAAAATATAAATCGGTTAGAGAAATTAATGAATAATGGTACTTCAAAATATATGAGAGCAAAAAAAGAGAAAGAAAATGCATAG